TGTCAAGGAAAACGGCTAAAACCAGAAGCATTATCTGTTCGTTTAGGAGAATGCAGAATTAATGAGTTAACCAGTGTTTCTATTGATAAATGCTTGCAGAGAATTGAACAATTAAAATTAACTTCAAGACAACAAATAATTGGAGAATTAGCCTTAAAAGAAATTAAAAATCGTCTCCAATTTCTCTTAGATGTGGGACTAGACTATTTGACATTAAATAGAGGAACCGTTACCTTATCAGGAGGAGAAGCCCAAAGAATCCGTTTAGCGACACAAATTGGTTCAGGATTAACAGGGGTTTTATATGTTTTAGATGAACCGAGTATTGGATTACATCAACGGGATAATGGACGTTTATTAACTACTTTAAAAAAGCTCAGAGATTTGGGCAATACCTTAATTGTAGTCGAACATGATGAAGAAACTATTCGCATGGCCGATCATTTAGTTGATATTGGCCCCTTGGCAGGAATTCATGGGGGAGAAATTGTTTGTCAAGGGGATTTAAAGACCTTATTGAAATCCAAAAAATCTTTAACTGCTGATTACTTATCCGGGAAAAAAGTAATAGAAACCCCTGCCAAACGTCGGAAAGGAAACGGAGTTTCTTTAGGCTTAAAAAAATGCAATGCTAATAACTTGAAAAATATTGATGTAGAAATTCCTTTAGGAAAATTAGTCTCTATTACCGGGGTTTCCGGTTCAGGGAAATCTACTTTAGTCAATGAATTATTATATCCTGCTTTGCAACATCATTTAACTAAAAAAAATCCATTTCCTAAACATTTAGATGAGATGAAGGGACTCAATGCAATTGATAAAGTAATTGTCATTGATCAGTCACCTATTGGGAGAACACCTCGTTCTAACCCTGCAACTTATACAGGTATTTTTGATGGGATCAGAGAGCTTTTTTGTCAAACTGTAGAAGCAAAAGCAAGGGGTTACAAACCTGGGCAATTTTCCTTTAATGTTAAAGGAGGAAGATGTGAAAATTGTGGGGGTCAAGGGGTTAATGTAATTGAGATGAATTTCTTACCGGATGTCTATGTTCAATGTGAGGTTTGTAAGGGTGCAAGATATAACCGAGAAACCTTACAAGTTAAGTATAAAGGTCATTCTATTGCTGATGTTTTAAACATGACGGTAGAAGAAGCATTAAATGTCTTTGAAAATATTCCTAAAGCAGTTAGTCGTTTGCAAACTTTGGTTGATGTTGGGTTAGGTTATATTAGATTAGGACAGTCTGCTCCTACCTTATCAGGAGGGGAAGCACAACGGGTAAAATTAGCTTCAGAATTATCCCGTAGAGCAACAGGAAAAACCTTATATTTAATTGATGAACCCACGACTGGATTATCTTTTTATGATGTTCATCATCTCTTAAATGTCTTGCAAAGATTAGTGGATAAAGGTAATTCTATTTTAGTGATTGAACACAATTTAGATGTGATTCGCTGTTCAGATTGGATTATTGATTTAGGGCCAGAAGGAGGAGATAAAGGGGGAGAAATTGTTACTTTTGGCACCCCTGAAGAAGTTGCTAAAAATGCTAACTCTTATACAGGACAATATTTAAAAGAAGTTTTGAAACAATATCCTATTCAAGGGTCAGAAATTGCTAGTTAAAATAGCGTTAAATAATACTAATTTGCTAAAGTAGGGGTCAACGGCCGTTGACCCCTACAACATCAATATCTGTAGTCCAAGTTGATGAAAATGGTATAAAATAATTAATCCCTCAACCCTAAATTGTCCCCCCAAAAAATTCCCCCCAAACCAAAAACAGTTGAGGGGAATAATTATTAGTAAAAACCGACTTTAATAAGCATCTTGTAACTCGTAAAAATCGGGGGAAACATAATCTTTCCGCAGGGGCCAACCAATCCAATCTTCCGGCATTAAAATGCGTTTTAGATCAGGATGTCCGTCATAGACAATGCCATACATATCATAGCTTTCCCTTTCCTGCCAGTCTGCTGCTTTCCAAATCCAGTAAACTGAAGGAAGATGGGGGTTATCTCTGGGCAAAAACACCTTGACACGCACCTCTTCAGGGCGATCGCTATTATCTCCCACCTTAATCAAATGATAGAAGCTAACTAACTCTTTCCCTGGCCCCAAATCATAGGCCCCCTGACATTGCAAATAATTAAATCCATAAGCAAACAGGGCCGTAGACAAAGGAATCAGAAATTCTGGTGCAACCTTAATTAACTCTACCCCTAAATGATCCGGTTCCAGCAAATCATGATCAAAACCATTTTCCGTCAACCAACTAGAAACAGGACCAGCTTGAATAATGGCGGTTTCTTCCGTTTCTGGGGCATTTTCGGGAGTATTTTCATCAACCACTTTACACTTCCTCCTGCTGTTTTTGGGATGCTAAAGCGGGGGGAACTTCCATGCCGATCGCTTCGGTCAATTCCTTGGGAGGAGCTTGACGGGTTGCTGTGGCCAAATATTTCCCGGTCAAAATGGGAGGCACTGCCTTCATTTTGTGGGGGGTGCTATAGTAACGGTGGGTTTGTTCCATGACCGTGGCCCGTTCCTGAATCGTCTCATTAGAGACCTTTTTCCGCAGTTTGACGATCGCATCAAAAATTGCTTCGGGACGGGGAGGACACCCAGGAATATAGACATCCACCGGAATTAATTTATCGACCCCACGCACTGCGGTAGTTGAGTCGCTGCTAAACATTCCCCCAGTAATGGTACAAGCACCCATAGCGATCACATATTTGGGTTCTGGCATTTCTTCATAAAGACGCACCAAAGCGGGGGCCATCTTCATGGTAATCGTTCCCGCAGTAATGATTAAATCCGCTTGTCTGGGGCTAGAACGAGGAACTAGACCAAAACGATCAAAATCGAAGCGAGAACCGATGAGGGCGGCAAATTCGATAAAACAGCAAGCCGTTCCGTACAACAAAGGCCATAAACTGGATAAGCGGGCCCAGTTGTGGAGATCGTCAACGGTGGTTAGGATAATATTTTCTGACAAATCTTGGGTCACTTGGCTACGAGCAGCCGGGTTGAGGATTTTTTCGGTTTGTAGCTGCTCTAAGGCGGATAAATCGGAGGTTGGGTTCGGACTCATGAGAGATTAATGATAATCAATGTACAACAATTCTCAAGGGATAATTGCTAAGTTTCACGACCATTCTAACGCGCCTTTTCGCCAGGCATAAACCAAGGCGACAACGAGAATAGCGATAAAAATTAGGGCTTCTACGAAGGCTAACAACCCTAAGCGACTGAAAGCAACGGCCCAAGGGTATAAAAAGACGGTTTCCACATCGAAAACCACAAATACCAGGGCAAACATATAATAACGGATGTTGAATTGAATCCAAGCTCCGCCAATGGGTTCCATGCCACATTCATAGGTGGTGCGTCTTTCGGGGCCACCACCACTAGGACGCAAGAGTTTAGATGCCGTTAGTGCGAGAATAGGGACTAAACTACAGGCGAGTAAGAAGCCGAGTAAATATTCGTAACCGTTGAGGACAAACACTGTTTTTTACTAACTCCTCTAAAGATATGGATGATCGTACTCTATTTCTAGCTTCTATTAAACCGCAAACCTTGGCAAAATAACCCTAAGAAAGTGTTGTAATCATTACTTCTGTCTATAGCAAATATTAAATGTCTCAATGAAAAGACCATTTTTCTTATGAGTGATGATCGGGTTTATGTTGAATATATTTTAGGACATATTATTAAAAATCTGAATGTAGATGATTTTATCAAAAACAAATGTCTCATTAAGACTGAATAAAACTTTGCAATCACGCCCCCAGAGCTTCTGACTTTGAACGAAGCGATAACAACCCCACACAATTCGATACAATATTGTCAATGAGACACAATCAAGTTAAACTCTCGAAACGAACACCACCCACAACTGAATTGGAGTAGTTGGAGAAAAAAACACACATGGGCAAAGTAGTCGGCATTGATCTGGGGACAACGAATTCTGTCGTCGCCGTAATGGAAGGCGGAAAGCCAGTCGTTATCGCCAATTCAGAAGGAATGCGTACTACCCCTTCTGTGGTTGGTTTCAATAAAGATGGGGAATTAGTCGTGGGACAAATGGCAAGACGACAAGCTGTTCTTAACCCTCAGAACACATTTTATGGTGTCAAACGTTTCATGGGTCGTCAATATGCGGAACTTACCCCCGAATCAAAACAGGTTCCCTACACCATTCGTCGGGATGAATATGGCAATATCAAAATAAAATGTCCCCGTCTCAAAAAAGACTTTGCCCCCGAAGAAGTCTCCGCCATGATTCTCCGTAAGTTAGCAGAAGAAGCAGAACGCTATTTAGGAGAACCGATTACCGGGGCAGTTATTACCGTTCCCGCCTATTTTAACGACTCCCAACGACAAGCCACTAGAGATGCCGGAAAAATTGCCGGATTAGAAGTTTTACGCATCATTAACGAACCCACCGCCGCATCCTTGGCCTATGGGTTAGATCAAAGGATTTCTCAAAAAATCCTGGTATTTGATCTAGGGGGAGGAACCTTTGATGTCTCTGTCTTAGAAGTGGGTGACGGAGTATTTGAAGTGAAATCTACCAGTGGCGACACCCAATTAGGGGGAGGAGACTTTGATAAGCGTGTTGTAGACTGGTTAGCAGAACAATTCCTAGAAAAAGAAGGAGTAGACCTCCGCAAAGATAGACAAGCCCTACAACGTCTCACAGAAGCTGCTGAAAAGGCAAAAATTGAGCTATCTGGGGTCAGTGTCACCGATATTAACCTCCCCTTCATTACCGCCACAGAAGACGGGCCAAAACACATTGAAACCACCCTCACACGCCCTCAATTTGAAGAACTCTGTGGAGAATTGGTGAGTCGTCTGCGTCGTCCTATTAAACGGGCCTTAAACGATGCTAGATTAACCCCAGTGCAAATTGATGAAGTCATTTTAGTGGGAGGGGGAACCCGAATGCCCATGATTAAAGGGTTAGTTCGTAGCTTCATTGATAAAGAACCCAACGAAAACGTTAACCCAGATGAAGTGGTAGCTGTTGGGGCCGCCATTCAATCAGGTATTTTAGGGGGACAAGTGACAGATATCCTCCTCTTAGATGTGACTCCCCTCTCTTTGGGGTTAGAAACCATTGGCGGTGTCACAAAAAAATTAATTCCCCGTAATACAACTATTCCCGTCCGTCGTTCCGATATCTTCTCCACTGGGGAAAATAATCAAACTATGGTAGAAATTCATGTGGTACAAGGAGAACGGGAAATGGCCAGTGATAATAAATCCTTGGGACGGTTTAAACTGACAGGTATTCCCCCGGCCCCTAGAGGTATTCCTCAAGTCCAAGTGGCCTTTGATATTGATGCAAATGGTATCTTACAAGTTACTGCCCGCGATCGCACTACCGGAAGAGAACAAAGTGTTACGATTCAAGGGGCCTCAACCCTCAGCGAAGGGGAAGTTAACCGCATGATTCGAGATGCCTCTGAATTTGCGGAAGAAGACCGACAAAGACGGGAACGGGTCGAAAAACGCAATCGGGCCAAAGCCTTGACCGATCAGTCCTTACGACGATTAAAAGAAGTGACCCTAGACTTTGGCACTCAATTTACCAGTTCCTACCGTCGTCAAATCGAAGCCCTTAATACTGAAATTCTTGATAGTTTAGAAAAAGATGATGAACGCCGTTTAGATCGGGCCCAAGCCGACTTACAAGATGTTCTGTATGAACTCAATCGAGAAGTGCGTCTACAATACGATGACGAAGAAGATGAAGGCATCTTTGAATCCATTCGTCGTACCTTTACGGGTGATCCCGAAGACGACTTACCCTACAACCCCCGTCGTACAACCTATCGAGAGGATTACGGTTCTCCCCGTTATAATGAGCGTCAAGATTACGGTTCTCCCCGTTATAATGAGCGTCAAGATTACGGTTCTCCCCGTTATGAAGAACGTAGGGACACCCGTTCCCCCCGTTATGAGAAAAAATACGATGATGAATACGATGATTGGGGACAAGAACAGGTTTCTCGTTCTCCTTCCCGTCGCCCCCCTGCTGAACCCGAGGGATATTCCCAAAAAGACTCTGGGAGTTATTATAGCCGCGATCGCTCCCGTCGTATTCCCGCCGAAAATCAATGGGATGAAGATGATGATGATTGGTTCTAAGTATGGGACATCACCCTTTGTCCTTGTATGATAAGAATAATTGCTTAGACTGCCACCCTGACTATTTCCTATTCCCTTTGAAAACTGATATATGCAGCAAGTCCGTAACTATTATGAGATTTTAGGGGTTTCTAGAGATGCCACCAGTGAAGAGATTAAAAAATCCTTTCGCAAACTCGCTCGGCAATACCATCCTGATGTAAATCCAGGGGATAAAACAGCGGAAGAGAAATTTAAAAGTCTCAATGAGGCCTATGATGTTCTCTCCGACGAAACCAAACGGGCCGATTATGACCTCAAGCGGTTTGGCAAAGGGAAACGCCGTCCCTCTCGTGTACAGGAGAGAATTCCCCGTAACGGCAACCGCAACAATAACAATTATCGTCAAGAAGGGGATTTTTGGAAATTCCAAGACTTTGACCCTGGGAATACCAAACGGGCCAAAGTAGTCAACCCCTCGCGTACTGCACGAGATGTAGAAGCAAAATTAAATATTCCCTTAGAAAAAGCCTATCGAGGGGGAAGGGAACGCATACGCTTAGAAGATGGGCGATCGCTAGAAGTGGATATGCCCCCAGGCATGATCAGCGGTCAAAAAATTCGCTTGAAAGGACAGGGCCTTGATGGGGGCGATCTCTATCTTAAAATTACCATTAATCCCCATCCCTTTTTCGAGTTACAAGGCACTGATATCGCTTGTCAAATTCCCTTAACCCCCAGTGAAGCTATTTTAGGGGGGGCGATCGAAATTCCGACCATTGACGGATTAGTTAAAATGACCGTTCCGAAAGGAGTCCGCATGGGACAACGTTTACGGTTAGCCAATAAAGGCTATCCTGATGGATCGGGTAAACGGGGGGATCAGTTGGTAGAAATTCAGATTGTGATTCCCCCAGATCCCAGTGAAGAAGAATTAGCCCTTTATGAGCAAATTCGTGCTAAAGAACAATTTAACCCCCGTCAAAACTGGATTTAATAGCCACAATCGGCGGGATTAACCCGAATATTGGCCAAAGACTGACCGCCATTGCCACGATAATTAAAAGATAAAGCGACACCGTTTTCCAGTAATAATCCTACGGATTGATCACGACAAGTGTTAGAAACCAGGGCCATTTGTAGTTGTTTGAGTTCGTTGGCATTGGGTTTATTAGCAGAAACAATCGTAAAATTGTAATTGAGAAGTGAGCCAGGGCCGGCTGACACTGAATCCCAACGGGCCAGATCATTAATCATCATTGGTAAATTTTGATTAAGTTCTTGAGTCATTTGCTGCAACATCGCCTCAGAAATCAGCAAATTTTCGGCATAAATAGGCATAGCAGGAGTTGCGACAACACAAGCAGTCATTAAGCCAAAGATTGAGAGAATTTTTTCCATGGAAAAATTGCCTAGAAATTAACAGCACCATCTTTGAGATTAGGTTGCCCAAAAATCAGCCAGAATCTTGCAAATGTTATTTTTCTGGAAATTGGGGGAACCCTAGAACTGTAACTCTGAGATTGGT
This genomic window from Crocosphaera sp. UHCC 0190 contains:
- a CDS encoding J domain-containing protein, which translates into the protein MQQVRNYYEILGVSRDATSEEIKKSFRKLARQYHPDVNPGDKTAEEKFKSLNEAYDVLSDETKRADYDLKRFGKGKRRPSRVQERIPRNGNRNNNNYRQEGDFWKFQDFDPGNTKRAKVVNPSRTARDVEAKLNIPLEKAYRGGRERIRLEDGRSLEVDMPPGMISGQKIRLKGQGLDGGDLYLKITINPHPFFELQGTDIACQIPLTPSEAILGGAIEIPTIDGLVKMTVPKGVRMGQRLRLANKGYPDGSGKRGDQLVEIQIVIPPDPSEEELALYEQIRAKEQFNPRQNWI
- the dnaK gene encoding molecular chaperone DnaK, yielding MGKVVGIDLGTTNSVVAVMEGGKPVVIANSEGMRTTPSVVGFNKDGELVVGQMARRQAVLNPQNTFYGVKRFMGRQYAELTPESKQVPYTIRRDEYGNIKIKCPRLKKDFAPEEVSAMILRKLAEEAERYLGEPITGAVITVPAYFNDSQRQATRDAGKIAGLEVLRIINEPTAASLAYGLDQRISQKILVFDLGGGTFDVSVLEVGDGVFEVKSTSGDTQLGGGDFDKRVVDWLAEQFLEKEGVDLRKDRQALQRLTEAAEKAKIELSGVSVTDINLPFITATEDGPKHIETTLTRPQFEELCGELVSRLRRPIKRALNDARLTPVQIDEVILVGGGTRMPMIKGLVRSFIDKEPNENVNPDEVVAVGAAIQSGILGGQVTDILLLDVTPLSLGLETIGGVTKKLIPRNTTIPVRRSDIFSTGENNQTMVEIHVVQGEREMASDNKSLGRFKLTGIPPAPRGIPQVQVAFDIDANGILQVTARDRTTGREQSVTIQGASTLSEGEVNRMIRDASEFAEEDRQRRERVEKRNRAKALTDQSLRRLKEVTLDFGTQFTSSYRRQIEALNTEILDSLEKDDERRLDRAQADLQDVLYELNREVRLQYDDEEDEGIFESIRRTFTGDPEDDLPYNPRRTTYREDYGSPRYNERQDYGSPRYNERQDYGSPRYEERRDTRSPRYEKKYDDEYDDWGQEQVSRSPSRRPPAEPEGYSQKDSGSYYSRDRSRRIPAENQWDEDDDDWF
- the ndhC gene encoding photosynthetic/respiratory NAD(P)H-quinone oxidoreductase subunit C gives rise to the protein MFVLNGYEYLLGFLLACSLVPILALTASKLLRPSGGGPERRTTYECGMEPIGGAWIQFNIRYYMFALVFVVFDVETVFLYPWAVAFSRLGLLAFVEALIFIAILVVALVYAWRKGALEWS
- the uvrA gene encoding excinuclease ABC subunit UvrA, with protein sequence MSDKNTIRIRGARQHNLKNIDLELPRDRLIVFTGVSGSGKSSLAFDTIFAEGQRRYVESLSAYARQFLGQLDKPDVDTIEGLSPAISIDQKSTSHNPRSTVGTVTEIYDYLRLLFGRAGEPHCPHCDRLISPQTIDQMCDLVMELPDRTKFQVLAPVVRGKKGTHKQLLSSLASQGFVRVRVNGEVRELSDNIELKKNHYHNIEIVVDRLIKKEGMQERLVDSLSTCLKHGEGLATVHILAENEEKNQENLENIPSEIMFSENFACPEHGAVMEELSPRLFSFNSPYGACPNCHGLGSLRQFSPDLVVPDPKAPLYAAIAPWSEKDNSYYLSLFYSIGQAYGFEIQTPWNKLTQEQREILLYGSDEPIWFEQDSRSDESKGYYRHFKGILAILDNNYQETSSEVIKQKMEKYIVDQTCDVCQGKRLKPEALSVRLGECRINELTSVSIDKCLQRIEQLKLTSRQQIIGELALKEIKNRLQFLLDVGLDYLTLNRGTVTLSGGEAQRIRLATQIGSGLTGVLYVLDEPSIGLHQRDNGRLLTTLKKLRDLGNTLIVVEHDEETIRMADHLVDIGPLAGIHGGEIVCQGDLKTLLKSKKSLTADYLSGKKVIETPAKRRKGNGVSLGLKKCNANNLKNIDVEIPLGKLVSITGVSGSGKSTLVNELLYPALQHHLTKKNPFPKHLDEMKGLNAIDKVIVIDQSPIGRTPRSNPATYTGIFDGIRELFCQTVEAKARGYKPGQFSFNVKGGRCENCGGQGVNVIEMNFLPDVYVQCEVCKGARYNRETLQVKYKGHSIADVLNMTVEEALNVFENIPKAVSRLQTLVDVGLGYIRLGQSAPTLSGGEAQRVKLASELSRRATGKTLYLIDEPTTGLSFYDVHHLLNVLQRLVDKGNSILVIEHNLDVIRCSDWIIDLGPEGGDKGGEIVTFGTPEEVAKNANSYTGQYLKEVLKQYPIQGSEIAS
- a CDS encoding NAD(P)H-quinone oxidoreductase subunit J: MVDENTPENAPETEETAIIQAGPVSSWLTENGFDHDLLEPDHLGVELIKVAPEFLIPLSTALFAYGFNYLQCQGAYDLGPGKELVSFYHLIKVGDNSDRPEEVRVKVFLPRDNPHLPSVYWIWKAADWQERESYDMYGIVYDGHPDLKRILMPEDWIGWPLRKDYVSPDFYELQDAY
- the ndhK gene encoding photosynthetic/respiratory NAD(P)H-quinone oxidoreductase subunit K, whose product is MSPNPTSDLSALEQLQTEKILNPAARSQVTQDLSENIILTTVDDLHNWARLSSLWPLLYGTACCFIEFAALIGSRFDFDRFGLVPRSSPRQADLIITAGTITMKMAPALVRLYEEMPEPKYVIAMGACTITGGMFSSDSTTAVRGVDKLIPVDVYIPGCPPRPEAIFDAIVKLRKKVSNETIQERATVMEQTHRYYSTPHKMKAVPPILTGKYLATATRQAPPKELTEAIGMEVPPALASQKQQEEV